Proteins from a genomic interval of Salmo trutta chromosome 39, fSalTru1.1, whole genome shotgun sequence:
- the LOC115179272 gene encoding putative malate dehydrogenase 1B — FKVRKVSERYQQYGRLIDERAHKNVVVIVAGNSLVNLKCSLLLENAPSVDSGRFVGMATQLEYEARAHIAQKLSVKTADVTDVIVWGNISGSSHVDLQRAKVFQYEGAIWGPSDFSQPVLKMIYDMKWLQTDFLNLVSSQRATVASKSQRATAISATNGIIAVLKAWNCNSSAEEVLSLGILSTGQYNLPAGVVFSMPVSFQDGRWSVLSDVIISDEMRAKLQIAADQLREEKDLASRTRKDTA; from the exons tttaaggtGAGGAAGGTTTCGGAGCGTTACCAACAGTATGGGCGCCTTATCGACGAAAGGGCGCACAAGAACGTGGTGGTGATTGTGGCTGGGAACTCCTTGGTTAACCTGAAGTGCTCCCTTCTGCTAGAGAACGCTCCCTCGGTTGACAGCGGACGCTTTGTCGGCATGGCAACTCAACTGGAGTACGAAGCCAGAGCTCACATTGCACAGAAGCTATCTGTGAAGACTGCAG ATGTGACAGATGTCATCGTTTGGGGCAACATCAGCGGCAGTTCCCATGTTGACCTGCAGAGGGCGAAGGTTTTCCAATACGAAGGGGCCATCTGGGGACCATCAGATTTTTCTCAGCCAGTCCTAAAGATGATATATGACAT GAAATGGCTACAGACTGACTTCCTGAATTTGGTCAGTTCCCAACGTGCCACTGTAGCCTCCAAGTCCCAGAGGGCCACCGCCATATCAGCCACTAATGGGATCATTGCAGTTCTAAAGGCCTGGAACTGCAACTCTTCTGCTGAGGAGGTCCTCTCCTTAGGCATACTCAGCACAG GACAGTACAACCTCCCAGCTGGTGTAGTCTTCTCAATGCCAGTGAGCTTCCAGGATGGTAGATGGTCCGTGTTGTCTGATGTTATCATTAGTGATGAGATGAGGGCCAAACTGCAGATTGCTGCAGACCAACTCAGGGAG GAGAAAGATCTTGCATCAAGGACAAGAAAAGACACTGCATGA
- the LOC115179337 gene encoding tubulin beta-4B chain-like — translation MREIVHLQAGQCGNQIGAKFWEVISDEHGIDPTGTYHGDSDLQLERINVYYNEATGGKYVPRAILVDLEPGTMDSVRSGPFGQIFRPDNFVFGQSGAGNNWAKGHYTEGAELVDSVLDVVRKEAESCDCLQGFQLTHSLGGGTGSGMGTLLISKIREEYPDRIMNTFSVVPSPKVSDTVVEPYNATLSVHQLVENTDETYCIDNEALYDICFRTLKLTTPTYGDLNHLVSATMSGVTTCLRFPGQLNADLRKLAVNMVPFPRLHFFMPGFAPLTSRGSQQYRALTVPELTQQMFDAKNMMAACDPRHGRYLTVAAIFRGRMSMKEVDEQMLNVQNKNSSYFVEWIPNNVKTAVCDIPPRGLKMAATFIGNSTAIQELFKRISEQFTAMFRRKAFLHWYTGEGMDEMEFTEAESNMNDLVSEYQQYQDATAEEEGEFEEEGEEDMG, via the exons ATGAGGGAGATTGTTCATCTGCAGGCCGGCCAATGTGGAAATCAGATCGGTGCCAAG TTTTGGGAGGTTATCAGTGACGAGCATGGAATAGACCCAACTGGCACTTACCATGGTGATAGCGATCTGCAGCTTGAGAGAATCAATGTGTACTACAATGAGGCAACAG GTGGCAAGTATGTTCCTCGTGCCATTCTAGTTGATCTGGAGCCTGGCACGATGGACTCTGTCCGCTCTGGACCATTTGGCCAAATATTCAGACCGGACAACTTTGTCTTTG GACAGAGTGGTGCAGGTAACAACTGGGCAAAGGGCCATTACACTGAGGGAGCAGAGCTGGTAGACTCTGTCCTGGATGTGGTGAGAAAGGAAGCCGAGAGCTGCGACTGTCTTCAGGGTTTCCAGCTCACCCACTCCCTTGGAGGCGGCACGGGCTCTGGCATGGGTACCCTGTTGATTAGTAAGATCCGTGAGGAGTACCCTGACCGCATCATGAACACCTTCAGTGTGGTGCCCTCCCCTAAAGTGTCAGACACCGTGGTGGAGCCCTACAATGCCACCCTGTCTGTGCATCAGCTAGTGGAGAACACTGACGAGACTTATTGCATCGACAACGAGGCCTTGTACGACATCTGCTTTCGCACCCTGAAGCTGACGACTCCCACTTATGGGGATCTCAACCACCTGGTGTCAGCCACCATGAGTGGTGTCACCACCTGTCTGCGCTTCCCCGGCCAGCTCAACGCCGACCTACGTAAGCTAGCTGTCAACATGGTCCCATTCCCCCGCTTGCATTTCTTCATGCCAGGCTTTGCCCCCCTCACCAGCAGAGGTAGCCAGCAGTACAGAGCGCTGACGGTGCCTGAACTCACCCAGCAGATGTTCGATGCCAAGAACATGATGGCCGCCTGCGACCCCCGCCACGGCCGTTACCTCACCGTGGCCGCTATCTTCCGTGGCCGCATGTCCATGAAGGAGGTGGACGAGCAGATGCTGAACGTGCAGAACAAGAACAGCAGCTACTTTGTCGAATGGATCCCCAACAATGTCAAGACCGCAGTCTGCGACATCCCACCCCGCGGCCTCAAGATGGCCGCTACCTTCATCGGGAACAGCACGGCCATCCAGGAGCTGTTTAAGCGCATCTCTGAGCAGTTCACAGCCATGTTCCGCCGCAAGGCCTTCCTGCACTGGTACACCGGAGAGGGCATGGACGAGATGGAGTTCACCGAGGCCGAGAGCAACATGAACGACCTGGTGTCTGAGTACCAGCAGTACCAGGATGCCACCGCCGAGGAGGAGGGCGAGtttgaagaggagggagaggaggatatgGGTTAA